The following are encoded together in the Zygosaccharomyces rouxii strain CBS732 chromosome C complete sequence genome:
- the MKT1 gene encoding Mkt1p (similar to uniprot|P40850 Saccharomyces cerevisiae YNL085W MKT1 Protein involved in propagation of M2 dsRNA satellite of L-A virus forms a complex with Pbp1p that is involved in posttranscriptional regulation of HO endonuclease) has product MPIKSLESYLFERGLVGSYPIEALKNATLGIDVNHYISRLLTSKREQYLDAIGGFPASLKMYLESDLKVFKECNITPVFVFNGSLVRDQLEDSGYLSGYAAEASNHGAAAAAGLHPASPGIRANKESIYSQRHRGWTQWSNLVTSHQGTYIDQPVPPQEPFRYNTTIETKRFQSDLIAYFIDHEIIYQVAPFASWSQLSYLLQSGYIDAIYGPTDCLMLSNVDKFILGMEFPNREFRFIERLRVLKEFNCTYDEFVDIAMGVGNDLQPTTLPPLQIYPVPQLFEIALEMVIATGTNFYAYQFSNPVKSESAEFITKYQKGVSALRYMPVLKDNGRVDFYEEGAEVNEHSHARLRSESSSNETPQESSDYNNANNINNNNTNANSKAVPSSSTPKPVPTDVHDFIAQKLPSEYYFYRSLGLANGRLFDAITTGVYPIEPPLDGGFTDSYRSLVKKSVEAFKNKEINLLTQPINRYYQIKPIKQVNWFAADDATVLTNRVSPSIFDRLNHLVVKTDHLDREFSFAEFIKLFNGSKDLSQDFVSPEVIFPNSVPLEKKLTSTFDLLSTNLLRFLYLLEFFEYDLESKILKPTKWGEAFLKLNELQVDPNYQESIFILMIFLKLNVLTLSQDTAPPALSALSQATLRSYPQESLHILLLARVLTLYQVEQKSSNYHGPIDKKTLIFRDHLDFVKENLDDLFEAVTISSLTSGEFDRLSLNDYQWQQKIVRKCPFKLSTPNTIMAMVYEFFLQKYLHNGNTKSDAISLIASEFQTVKYTPSLEEQFGKAHNFLKQTSNVLSELSSLGLIKKEDALSFEHAVQFSGKALLE; this is encoded by the coding sequence atgCCCATCAAGTCATTAGAATCTTACCTTTTCGAAAGGGGATTAGTTGGATCTTACCCTATTGAAGCTCTCAAGAATGCAACATTGGGGATTGATGTGAATCATTATATTTCTAGACTGTTAACAAGTAAACGGGAGCAGTATTTAGATGCAATTGGAGGTTTCCCAGCCAGTTTAAAGATGTATTTGGAAAGCGATCTAAAGGTTTTCAAAGAGTGCAACATTACACCAGTGTTTGTCTTCAATGGGAGTTTGGTTAGAGATCAATTAGAGGATTCTGGATATTTGAGTGGATATGCCGCAGAAGCTTCTAATCATGGAGCCGCTGCCGCTGCGGGATTGCATCCTGCAAGTCCGGGTATACGAGCCAACAAGGAATCAATTTACAGTCAAAGACATAGAGGGTGGACTCAATGGAGTAATTTGGTTACCAGTCATCAGGGAACTTATATCGACCAACCTGTGCCACCTCAAGAACCATTTCGTTACAATACGACAATTGAGACTAAAAGGTTTCAGTCGGACTTGATCGCATATTTCATTGATCACGAAATCATATACCAGGTTGCACCATTTGCTTCTTGGTCACAATTGTCTTATCTTTTGCAGAGTGGTTATATCGATGCCATTTACGGCCCTACGGATTGTCTCATGTTGAGTAACgttgataaatttatcCTGGGCATGGAATTCCCCAACAGAGAGTTTAGATTTATTGAAAGATTAAGAGTGctcaaagaattcaattGTACCTATGATGAATTCGTAGACATTGCCATGGGTGTTGGTAACGATTTACAACCAACGACTTTACCACCTTTACAAATTTATCCAGTGCCACAGTTGTTTGAAATCGCCCTTGAAATGGTAATTGCAACGGGAACTAATTTCTATGCCTaccaattttcaaatcctgTTAAAAGTGAAAGTGCTGAATTTATCACTAAATATCAAAAGGGTGTTTCGGCATTGAGATATATGCCAGTGTTGAAAGATAACGGTAGAGTTGACTTTTATGAAGAAGGTGCTGAAGTTAATGAACATTCTCATGCACGTTTGAGAAGTGAATCCTCCTCTAATGAAACACCTCAAGAGTCTAGTGACTATAATAATGCCAATAACAtcaataacaacaataccaACGCGAACAGTAAAGCTgtaccatcatcatctacCCCCAAACCCGTTCCAACTGATGTGCATGATTTTATTGCTCAAAAATTACCATCGGAATACTACTTTTATAGATCATTGGGGCTAGCAAACGGTAGATTGTTTGATGCGATTACCACTGGTGTTTATCCAATAGAGCCACCTCTAGATGGTGGATTTACCGACTCTTATAGAAGTTTGGTTAAAAAATCTGTGGAAGCTTtcaaaaataaagaaatcaatttgCTCACACAACCAATTAATCGTTATTATCAGATAAAACCCATTAAACAAGTCAACTGGTTTGCCGCTGATGATGCAACAGTTTTGACTAATAGAGTTTCACCATCTATCTTTGACAGATTGAACCATTTAGTCGTGAAAACAGATCATTTAGATAGAGAATTTTCATTTGCAGAATTCATTAAACTTTTTAACGGTTCTAAGGATTTGTCTCAAGATTTCGTTTCACCAGAAGTAATCTTCCCCAATTCTGTACCATTAGAGAAGAAGCTGACATCTACTTTCGATTTGCTATCAACTAATCTTTTAAGATTTTTGTAtcttttagaatttttcgaGTACGATTTGGAATCCAAAATTCTAAAACCTACTAAATGGGGTGAGGCCTTTTTAAAACTAAATGAACTTCAGGTTGACCCTAACTATCAAGAGTCTATCTTCATCCTAATGATCTTCCTCAAATTGAACGTTTTAACGTTGTCTCAAGATACAGCACCACCTGCACTGTCTGCATTGTCTCAAGCCACTTTACGCTCTTACCCACAAGAATCTCTTCACATTTTACTATTGGCTCGTGTCTTGACCCTTTACCAGGTGGAACAGAAGTCCTCCAATTATCACGGTCCTATTGATAAGAAAACCTTAATCTTTAGAGACCATTTAGATTTTgtcaaagaaaatttggatgatcTTTTTGAAGCTGttacaatttcatctttgacCTCAGGTGAGTTCGATAGATTAAGTTTAAACGATTATCAATGGCAACAAAAGATTGTGAGGAAATGTCCTTTCAAATTGAGTACCCCAAATACCATAATGGCTATGGTGTACGAGTTCTTCTTGCAAAAATATCTGCACAACGGTAATACCAAGAGTGATGCGATTTCATTAATTGCTTCTGAATTCCAAACTGTCAAATATACTCCAAGCcttgaagaacaatttggaaaagcTCATAACTTTTTGAAACAAACCTCTAATGTCTTGAGCGAATTATCTTCCTTGGGACTCATTAAAAAGGAAGATGCCTTATCATTTGAACATGCTGTGCAATTCAGCGGTAAGGCACTTCTAGAGTAA
- the OST3 gene encoding dolichyl-diphosphooligosaccharide--protein glycotransferase OST3 (similar to uniprot|P48439 Saccharomyces cerevisiae YOR085W OST3 Gamma subunit of the oligosaccharyltransferase complex of the ER lumen which catalyzes asparagine-linked glycosylation of newly synthesized proteins Ost3p is important for N- glycosylation of a subset of proteins) — MQYQVLLSLWSLVAGLCMAITNDNLLQRSRKSSDNIIELTDGNYQRILGTGRNAWIMVFLTSSSPQIGCATCIEAADEYKLLAKSWFKDHPEGVSTAGEEEASLFFAISDLKDSKIPETFSFYGLEHVPKFFLFGPGGNIREYETIELMSGGGMERVLGLVSDIKKSTNIPDFNIYQPMNWSLISIVAFTTFCISYMFKRHYELTTKILSMRPLWALVWTFFTILMLGGYMFNLIRGSQLAGVGENGDLVYFLPNQSSSQFRIETQITGVIYSGLAAAVVGLVLAVPKLKSYYKGTSKSTIVEVGSSVVFAIMVYAFFAGLTSIYEIKQPGYPYPLTKVSSLFK, encoded by the coding sequence ATGCAATATCAAGTTTTACTCAGTTTATGGTCCTTGGTAGCTGGACTGTGCATGGCTATTACGAATGACAACTTACTCCAGAGGTCTCGTAAGAGTAGCGATAATATCATAGAGTTGACTGACGGTAACTATCAGAGGATTTTGGGTACTGGACGTAATGCATGGATAATGGTGTTTCTAACATCATCGTCTCCGCAAATTGGATGTGCAACTTGTATCGAAGCTGCAGATGAGTATAAACTATTGGCTAAATCTTGGTTCAAGGATCATCCTGAAGGTGTTTCCACGgctggtgaagaagaagcttcCTTATTTTTTGCCATTTCAGATCTAAAGGATTCTAAGATTCCTGAAACCTTCTCATTTTATGGTTTGGAACATGTTCCtaaattcttcttattTGGACCAGGTGGTAATATTCGTGAGTACGAAACTATAGAGCTAATGAGTGGTGGCGGCATGGAACGTGTTCTAGGATTGGTGAGTGATATCAAGAAAAGTACCAATATTCCTGATTTCAACATTTATCAACCAATGAACTGGTCATTAATTTCCATCGTTGCATTCACTACGTTCTGTATATCTTACATGTTCAAGAGACATTACGAATTAACCacaaaaattttatcgATGAGACCACTTTGGGCCCTTGTATGGACTTTCTTTACCATTTTGATGCTTGGTGGGTACATGTTTAATTTGATTAGAGGTTCTCAATTGGCAGGTGTCGgtgaaaatggtgatttGGTGTATTTCCTACCAAACCAGTCTTCGTCTCaatttagaattgaaaccCAAATTACTGGTGTAATTTACAGTGGGTTGGCAGCAGCTGTTGTTGGACTGGTGTTGGCCGTTCCTAAATTGAAGAGTTATTACAAGGGTACTAGTAAGTCTACCATCGTGGAAGTTGGATCTAGTGTCGTTTTTGCCATCATGGTCTACGCATTCTTCGCAGGATTGACATCAATCTATGAAATTAAACAACCAGGCTACCCATACCCATTGACTAAAGTTTCTTCCCTGTTTAAATAG
- the SNN1 gene encoding Snn1p (similar to uniprot|P48232 Saccharomyces cerevisiae YNL086W Hypothetical ORF), with protein MQRHESGNTESNVVHPAELIVYSLLSNDLDGIYQSINDLRESQALLILMLRKIKNSLKEETQLLYDKSNWKDDNERLDSLRKRVDSLKSRFQSLKLRSDKLEQRE; from the coding sequence ATGCAAAGGCATGAAAGTGGCAACACTGAATCTAATGTAGTACATCCAGCTGAATTGATTGTTTACTCCCTACTATCAAACGATTTAGATGGAATATATCAATCGATTAATGATTTGAGAGAATCACAAGCACTCCTTATTCTTATGCTAAGGAAAATTAAGAATTCACTTAAGGAAGAGACACAGTTGCTCTACGATAAAAGTAATTGgaaagatgataatgaaagGTTGGATAGTTTGAGAAAACGCGTAGATTCCTTGAAATCAAGGTTTCAAAGCCTTAAATTGAGAAGTGATAAACTTGAACAAAGGGAATAA
- the TCB2 gene encoding tricalbin (similar to uniprot|Q12466 Saccharomyces cerevisiae YOR086C TCB1 Contains three calcium and lipid binding domains green fluorescent protein (GFP)-fusion protein localizes to the cell periphery C-terminal portion of Tcb1p Tcb2p and Tcb3p interact): MATTAESKAVNGKPQQQKQSSGKPEDQFTPEGLQNDSEGKSSKTISEDRAKENVTNDEVVREPKEASYVGWKQIGGWQESDTLTAEDEMIDLNKETFLDNVLPDVAYGDWFHSLGILFLAAFLSFFIGWLGFSLASVFFVALGSSFYYRTSVKKSRSLIRDKVQRELTVQKIEDDYESMEWMNNFLDKYWPRLEPGISQMVVQNVNPILASNPSIPSFISALWIDQFTLGVKPPRIEHVKTYQNTDSDIVVMDWDVAFTPHDLSDMNAKQVRNYVNQKLVIKLVAFGIRIPFYVSSTSFHVKTRIRFKLMTPFPHVDTINIQLLEIPDIDFIARPFGDFIFNSEIMNIPLLWPAVKKLIQIYVGPLLLPPFSFQLNVPQLLSGATGAIGVLKIVIKNAKDIKKGDSFINQSFNPYVNFELSGTSVARTKACKDTLDPVWNEVKYVLLSSFTEPLAITAMNEREKLKDKAVGRAEYNLSSLQYQNHQRDLSCNFLRNFKPAGSFNFDLSFFPVVGSKKMPDGTVEEPPEYNTGVAKITIEEIEGLGEPHENVSAYVELYFNSKLIFTTPQGSGKQVIQWNQEHENVITDRRKSRYKMVVKNPKGETLATVIQSLNDMIDRTHIGKKQLPTADGKAQIKVGAIWKPVGLDIGSSAVAYTPPIGVIRVFLNKAEDLKNLEKVGKIDPYARVLLNESFKERTNEIPNTLNPIWNQSIYVAVTSPNQKLSIEVMDVETVGSDRSVGKFDVKIDDMFHKGEDDRYVEHVDDNPRTGRLVTKKGMKGAVTYYMAFYPCLPILTLDEMQEIDESRQKGEDLQKRQEEMKDKTITEEEQNKMDEEFAQISDIKTVYSNKMKLELEELLQYNSGVFSVTVLDGELSQIGAFVQTFFDSSGHARLVSPKIPTRTVQTGWTGDVMVKELEYSITTFRVVKNKDNNKAQPCICEVTIPTIELVKNCYYKPSILTLSGEGSAKLMLQVSWFPVAVSRLPQADLITNSGDLTVTAKAAENLISADRNGLSDPFLKFFLNDDKSPIFKTKRINKTLNPTWDETATFEIHNRVNDYLRIAVMDWDAGNADDLIGRAVVSLSKIDPENPADLDLPIVSEDGGDGGILHLSFKFAPRYTNTVHRPEKKVGDLATKGIGGGFKVGASVVNGGFGTIGKLGKTMFGGKKNHYVAQGVYNAVL, from the coding sequence TTTGCAAAACGATTCTGAAGGAAAATCTAGTAAGACCATCTCCGAGGATAGAGCAAAGGAGAATGTTACCAATGATGAAGTGGTAAGAGAGCCCAAAGAGGCTTCCTACGTTGGTTGGAAACAAATTGGGGGCTGGCAAGAAAGTGATACTTTGACCGCTGAGGATGAAATGATTGATTTAAATAAAGAAACCTTTTTGGACAATGTTTTGCCTGATGTAGCCTACGGGGATTGGTTCCATTCATTGGGTATATTGTTTTTGGCAGCATTTTTGTCCTTCTTTATTGGTTGGTTGGGATTCTCCTTAGCATCTGTATTCTTTGTTGCCCTAGGTTCATCGTTTTATTACAGAACTTCTGTTAAGAAGTCCAGATCTCTCATTAGAGATAAAGTGCAAAGAGAGCTCACTGTGcaaaagattgaagatGACTACGAGTCTATGGAATGgatgaacaatttcttGGACAAGTATTGGCCTCGTTTGGAACCAGGTATATCTCAAATGGTTGTCCAAAACGTTAACCCAATTTTAGCTTCTAACCCATCAATTCCATCCTTCATTAGTGCTTTATGGATTGATCAATTTACACTGGGTGTGAAACCACCTAGAATTGAACATGTTAAGACTTACCAAAACACTGATTCTGATATTGTGGTTATGGATTGGGATGTGGCTTTTACACCTCATGACTTGTCTGATATGAATGCTAAACAGGTTAGGAACTATgtgaatcaaaaattggttatTAAGTTGGTTGCTTTTGGTATAAGAATTCCTTTCTATGTCTCTAGTACTTCATTCCATGTCAAGACCAGAATTAGATTTAAATTGATGACGCCTTTCCCACATGTGGACACCATTAACATCCAGTTGCTAGAAATACCTGATATTGATTTCATTGCACGTCCCTTTGGTGATTTTATCTTTAATAGTGAAATTATGAACATTCCCTTGTTATGGCCCGctgtgaaaaaattgatccaaatctATGTTGGTCCTCTGTTACTGccaccattttcatttcaaCTTAACGTTCCACAATTGCTTTCTGGTGCCACAGGTGCCATTGGTGTTCTCAAGATTGTCATCAAGAATGCTAAGGATATCAAGAAGGGTGATAGTTTCATTAACCAATCTTTTAACCCTTACGTCAACTTTGAGCTATCTGGTACTAGTGTCGCTAGAACTAAGGCTTGCAAAGATACTTTGGATCCTGTCTGGAACGAGGTCAAATATGTGCTATTGAGTTCATTTACAGAGCCATTGGCTATTACAGCAATGAACGAacgtgaaaaattgaaagacaAGGCTGTGGGTAGAGCAGAGTACAACTTGAGTTCCCTGCAATATCAAAACCACCAGAGAGACTTGTCTTGCAATTTCTTGAGAAATTTCAAGCCTGCTGGTTCCTTTAACTTTGATTTGAGCTTCTTCCCTGTCGTTGGCTCCAAGAAAATGCCTGATGGTACAGTTGAAGAGCCACCAGAGTATAATACAGGTGTTGCTAAGATTACCATTGAAGAGATTGAGGGTCTTGGTGAACCTCATGAAAACGTTAGTGCGTATGTGGAATTGTATTTTAACTCGAAGTTGATTTTCACGACGCCGCAAGGTTCGGGAAAACAAGTCATTCAATGGAATCAAGAACACGAAAACGTCATCACAGACCGTCGTAAGTCAAGGTATAAGATGGTGGTCAAGAATCCTAAGGGTGAAACCCTGGCCACTGTGattcaatctttgaatGACATGATCGACAGGACACATATTGGTAAGAAACAGTTACCTACGGCCGATGGTAAGGCTCAGATTAAAGTTGGCGCAATTTGGAAACCAGTGGGTCTTGACATTGGTTCCAGTGCTGTTGCTTATACACCACCTATTGGTGTAATCAGAGTTTTCTTGAACAAGGcagaagatttgaagaacttGGAAAAGGTTGGTAAGATTGACCCTTACGCTAGAGTTTTGTTGAATGAAAGCTTTAAGGAGAGAACTAATGAAATTCCAAACACTTTGAATCCTATTTGGAACCAATCTATATATGTGGCTGTTACCTCCCCTAATCAAAAGTTATCTATTGAAGTTATGGATGTGGAAACTGTGGGTTCAGATCGTTCTGTGGGTAAATTTGATGTTAAAATCGACGATATGTTCCATAAGGGAGAAGATGACCGTTATGTTGAACATGTTGATGATAATCCAAGAACTGGTCGTTTAGTGACAAAGAAAGGTATGAAAGGTGCTGTTACCTATTACATGGCCTTTTACCCATGTTTACCAATCTTGACCCTTGATGAAATGCAAGAAATCGATGAAAGTCGTCAAAAGGGTGAAGATCTACAGAAACGCCAGGAAGAAATGAAGGATAAGACTAttactgaagaagaacaaaataaaatggaCGAGGAGTTTGCCCAGATCAGCGATATTAAGACAGTGTATTCtaacaagatgaaattggagttggaagaattgttaCAATACAATTCAGGTGTCTTTTCCGTCACCGTTCTTGATGGTGAGTTGTCTCAAATTGGTGCGTTCGTGCAAACTTTCTTCGATTCTAGTGGACATGCAAGATTGGTGAGTCCAAAGATTCCTACAAGGACTGTGCAGACCGGTTGGACCGGTGATGTTATGGTTAAGGAACTAGAATATTCTATTACCACGTTTAGAGTCGTAAAGAATAAGGACAATAACAAGGCACAACCATGTATCTGTGAAGTTACTATTCCAACCATtgaattggtgaaaaactGTTATTACAAGCCATCTATTTTGACTTTATCAGGTGAAGGTAGTGCCAAATTGATGTTACAAGTTTCTTGGTTCCCAGTTGCAGTCTCTAGATTACCACAAGCAGATTTGATTACCAACAGTGGTGACTTGACAGTTACCGCAAAGGCTGCTGAGAATTTGATATCAGCAGATAGAAACGGTCTATCTGATCCATTCTTAAAATTCTTCCTCAACGATGACAAGAGTCCAATCTTTAAAACCAAACGTATTAATAAGACTTTGAATCCTACATGGGATGAGACAGcaacttttgaaattcataACCGTGTCAATGACTACTTGCGTATTGCTGTTATGGATTGGGATGCAGGTAATGCTGATGATTTGATAGGTAGAGCAGTGGTTTCATTGTCTAAGATTGATCCTGAAAACCCTGCCGATTTGGATCTACCTATTGTTAGtgaagatggtggtgatggtggtaTATTGCACttatctttcaaatttgctCCCCGTTATACCAATACCGTTCATAGACCTGAAAAGAAAGTGGGTGATCTTGCTACTAAAGGGattggtggtggatttaAAGTCGGTGCGAGTGTCGTCAACGGAGGATTTGGCACCATTGGTAAACTTGGTAAAACTATGTTTGGCGGTAAAAAGAATCACTATGTGGCACAAGGTGTTTATAATGCTGTGCTATGA